In Ostrea edulis chromosome 4, xbOstEdul1.1, whole genome shotgun sequence, a single window of DNA contains:
- the LOC125668630 gene encoding trinucleotide repeat-containing gene 6C protein-like isoform X2, whose protein sequence is MQSALKKPALPATTPGNVSNWNASSSWGSGGSGGEGRDDDDGGWSQGPPASGSGWTSAGASNGSSHNLLDWQNSTEVGSGWQVPTSQNIIVDRNDKEAWPSIGGDHSETTSENDNVSVKSESVISVSSFGQESTSNSAGSSAIQVPTSSSLWSSGSTYPVSESTSWDYGIGTPSTAASTGGWSSTNTSLSKANQGPNMQGATVAHGTGESPAITTSSGWGAGTPGPLPQGPNSNLGGNKPQSAVQVPQSLASSIGNGTSAQAISQQRLITSQSSIGSQGISAFQNSSKSPVDNWGSVGSQVPGNGTDAGKGNSGNNGQAQSMVSGQSMVSGSGQSMVSGWGTSTVDASKSAADKWPIRNPSTSEDWANPTTPGSQWGTQITPSRAGSAPQWPGASSALPASGQNQNPARSQPTWAQAAGKGLNTNPSNTSPSATAAANSEPNEYDKAIVSAIESHDGWGKKPVNQGSSWALDTSPKLRRKGSTATNALPEKSSTMSASQGAQGGNGNMWNNNNGTAIWESNKEPPPSGQWNNSVDPNQWSGVSMKPITKDPANSWAGGQAKEPQESSQWGSKTETGSWGNSGEAGGISTWGEGQSRGTGEVDDGTAVWGNPGPNAQKPPNWNSTSMAQNGQNHPATNMGPVPKNWGESQDANWQANMTQLPPNRPGGWGGGDSNQWNAAVGGPKPKPPSTSSWGDEWNPTDRKVRMGPVVGGMGGAQPPSNLGTDRDMYWNNPPQQGNKPTATFNWGEKDMVWNTSDYNKDDMMWNEDGSSNWDDTDMGTWNDTAQENNSSWSSAGGWKKDKNKNIKPNVYTKFPGGFQPQTQMRSRMLQQLMEMGFGKVEAQHALISNNMSMQGAIEDLYKMKGANYKPNELDIFQPDGAKPKLPGMDIGATDDISDTHSESNPYVPINSMQQNTPFPNAQSQLPNQFNNLKGPSLPQSSHSNLNNSSIIPPQQRLIQEKFKHQNSMNAPPPGPPPPGQVISGRGPIPVHQQQMAQQQILQQLHLAVKAGLISPQLLHHQLPPPMLVLLQQLLQNTQLLQSLITTQQVIQQNKNLNPLVQRQQLEQLNVKVNSVKHQILLLQRQITEAQKALIKVQQQQPPPPEGEQISTSTVTSDLQNLSITSSQPQPTQSKLIQWKKGSDSSSTPTSSADTGANDSSALNKAVGSKPAIHQSSSSNNLRYGDLGLSNLIGDQTWTSSTTSMSSWPSSTANSITSISEDKSANSNTTDSKESQPAAHNTVTTTLNDSIPEFVPGKPWLGITNKNVEDDPHITPGSFSRSLSLSVNTVKDDYLSSLTKTSPSVTESPSWNSKSNQNAKWSTNDSVPTSFSNEVWGVPLPKNNSRPPPGLLPKSGNWTGVNRQHSWAGSSSSMLSGNSSGWDGISTCLMLKNLTPQIDGSTLRTLCMQHGPLQWFYLSLHNGQALVRYHSKEEAFKAQKSLNTCVLGNTTIVANFVSEAEATRFAEQSAMAAQPSQWSQQQSNPSIYRQASMNNRGTMDLGMYNSSSNAMGHSAPPSSGYASSMWSQGGGLLGGDDHNASALLGNMLGESM, encoded by the exons ATGCAAT CTGCATTGAAGAAACCAGCCTTGCCAGCCACTACCCCTGGGAATGTGAGTAATTGGAATGCCAGCAGTAGTTGGGGATCAGGGGGTAGTGGAGGTGAAGGTCGAGATGATGACGATGGAGGCTGGAGTCAGGGACCGCCAGCCTCTGGAAGTGGATGGACCA GTGCAGGAGCCTCCAATGGTTCCAGTCATAATTTATTAGACTGGCAGAATTCTACTGAAGTTGGCTCTGGCTGGCAAGTACCAACCTCGCAAAATATAATAGTGGATAGGAATGATAAGGAGGCATGGCCGTCCATTGGAGGTGATCATTCCGAAACGACATCTGAAAATGACAATGTCTCTGTCAAATCAGAATCTGTGATATCTGTCAGTAGTTTTGGCCAAGAGAGCACAAGCAACAGTGCCGGGTCAAGTGCCATTCAGGTCCCAACTTCTTCCAGTCTATGGAGTTCAGGTTCTACTTACCCGGTTTCAGAATCCACTTCCTGGGACTATGGAATCGGTACCCCATCCACAGCAGCTTCGACTGGAGGATGGAGCAGCACCAATACTAGTCTTTCTAAAGCCAACCAAGGGCCAAATATGCAAGGTGCAACAGTAGCCCATGGCACTGGCGAGAGCCCAGCAATCACCACATCCTCTGGATGGGGCGCTGGAACCCCTGGACCTCTCCCCCAGGGACCAAACTCAAATCTGGGAGGGAATAAGCCACAAAGTGCAGTACAAGTACCACAGTCATTGGCAAGCAGTATTGGAAATGGCACCAGTGCTCAAGCAATCTCACAGCAACGTTTAATCACAAGTCAGTCTTCTATCGGGTCACAGGGCATCAGTGCATTTCAGAATAGTTCCAAGTCTCCAGTGGACAACTGGGGAAGCGTAGGCTCTCAAGTTCCAGGGAATGGAACCGATGCAGGTAAAGGGAACAGTGGCAATAATGGACAAGCTCAATCCATGGTCAGTGGTCAATCCATGGTTAGCGGTAGCGGTCAGTCCATGGTTAGTGGTTGGGGAACATCAACTGTAGATGCCAGTAAAAGTGCAGCTGACAAATGGCCAATAAGAAATCCAAGCACAAGTGAAGATTGGGCGAATCCAACCACCCCTGGATCACAATGGGGCACTCAGATAACTCCCTCCAGAGCCGGATCTGCTCCACAATGGCCTGGTGCTAGCAGTGCTTTGCCAGCGAGTGGACAGAACCAAAATCCAGCTAGATCTCAACCAACCTGGGCCCAGGCAGCTGGAAAAGGCCTTAATACAAATCCCTCCAACACGAGTCCAAGTGCAACTGCTGCTGCAAATTCTGAACCCAATGAATACGACAAAGCTATCGTTTCTGCTATAGAAAGCCATGATGGATGGGGAAAGAAACCAGTTAATCAAGGTTCCTCTTGGGCACTGGATACTTCTCCAAAACTCAGACGTAAAGGATCAACCGCAACCAATGCATTGCCAGAAAAGTCCAGCACAATGTCAGCTAGCCAAGGAGCCCAAGGTGGAAATGGCAATATGTGGAACAACAACAATGGTACTGCTATTTGGGAATCCAATAAAGAGCCACCCCCATCTGGACAATGGAACAACAGTGTTGACCCCAACCAATGGAGTGGGGTGTCAATGAAACCAATCACAAAGGACCCAGCTAATTCCTGGGCTGGAGGGCAAGCCAAAGAACCACAAGAGTCCAGTCAATGGGGTTCAAAGACAGAAACTGGATCGTGGGGGAATTCTGGCGAGGCCGGAGGGATTTCGACTTGGGGTGAGGGACAATCCCGGGGCACAGGAGAAGTAGATGATGGCACTGCTGTTTGGGGTAATCCAGGTCCAAATGCTCAGAAACCTCCTAACTGGAATAGCACCTCAATGGCACAGAATGGCCAGAACCATCCAGCCACCAACATGGGTCCTGTTCCCAAGAACTGGGGAGAATCACAAGACGCAAATTGGCAGGCCAATATGACGCAGCTTCCCCCA AATCGTCCCGGTGGTTGGGGTGGTGGTGATTCTAATCAATGGAATGCCGCTGTCGGTGGTCCCAAACCCAAGCCTCCTTCTACCTCTAGCTGGGGAGACGAATGGAACCCCACTGATAGAAAGGTAAGAATGGGGCCTGTGGTGGGTGGCATGGGAGGGGCTCAGCCCCCTTCCAACCTGGGGACAGATAGGGACATGTATTGGAACAATCCACCCCAACAAGGCAATAAACCCACCGCTACTTTCAACTGGGGAGAAAAGGACATGGTTTGGAACACGTCTGATTACAATAAG GATGATATGATGTGGAATGAAGATGGGTCCAGTAACTGGGACGACACGGACATGGGGACTTGGAATGACACAGCACAAGAAAACAATTCCTCATGGAGTAGTGCTGGCGGATGGAAGAAGGACaagaataaaaatatcaag CCGAATGTCTATACCAAGTTCCCTGGTGGATTTCAACCACAAACTCAGATGAGGAGCCGGATGCTCCAGCAGCTAATGGAAATGGGTTTTGGA AAAGTTGAGGCACAACATGCTCTGATCTCCAACAATATGAGTATGCAAGGTGCGATAG aggATCTGTACAAGATGAAAGGTGCTAACTACAAACCAAATGAGCTGGACATTTTCCAGCCGGATGGTGCAAAACCCAAACTGCCTGGGATGGATATCGGTGCAACAGATGACATATCAGATACTCATTCAGAAAGCAATCCATATGTGCCTATTAATTCCATGCAACAAAATACTCCCTTTCCAAATGCTCAATCACAATTACCAAATCAGTTCAATAATCTGAAGGGACCTAGTCTGCCGCAGTCTAGTCATAGCAACCTGAATAATTCCAGTATTATTCCACCACAACAAAGGCTTATCCAAGAGAAGTTCAAACACCAGAATTCCATGAACGCCCCTCCTCCTGGACCCCCACCGCCTGGGCAAGTCATTAGTGGCCGTGGTCCAATTCCAGTTCACCAGCAACAAATGGCACAGCAGCAAATCTTGCAGCAGCTTCACTTAGCTGTGAAGGCTGGCCTGATTAGTCCACAGCTCCTTCACCACCAGCTTCCTCCTCCAATGCTGGTTTTGCTGCAACAATTGCTGCAAAACACACAACTTTTGCAATCTCTTATAACTACTCAGCAGGTAATTCAGCAGAACAAAAATCTTAATCCTCTTGTGCAGCGTCAGCAGTTGGAACAACTGAACGTCAAAGTCAACTCTGTGAAACATCAAATACTCCTGCTTCAAAGGCAAATTACAGAAGCTCAGAAAGCCTTGATCAAAGTGCAACAACAGCAACCACCACCACCAGAGGGCGAACAGATAAGTACCTCAACTGTGACTTCAGATCTCCAGAACCTCTCCATAACATCCAGCCAACCACAACCCACACAGTCCAAGCTTATTCAGTGGAAGAAAGGATCCGACAGTTCAAGTACCCCAACCTCTAGTGCTGACACAGGTGCTAATGATAGCAGTGCTTTAAACAAAGCTGTAGGATCCAAACCAGCAATACACCAATCTAGTTCCAGCAACAACCTTCGTTATGGAGATCTGGGCCTGTCTAACCTGATTGGGGATCAGACTTGGACTTCCTCAACCACCTCCATGTCCAGCTGGCCAAGCTCCACCGCCAACAGCATTACCTCCATCAGTGAGGACAAATCTGCTAACAGCAACACTACTGACAGCAAAGAATCTCAACCGGCTGCACATAATACTGTCACCACTACTCTCAATGACTCAATTCCAGAATTTGTGCCAGGAAAGCCTTGGCTTGGGATTACCAACAAGAATGTTGAAGATGATCCACATATCACCCCGGGAAGCTTCTCCCGTTCTCTTAGTCTCAGCGTCAACACCGTCAAGGACGACTACCTCTCGTCTCTGACCAAAACAAGTCCTAGTGTCACAGAGTCCCCTTCATGGAATTCCAAAAGTAACCAGAATGCAAAGTGGAGCACCAATGATTCCGTTCCAACTTCTTTCTCCAATGAGGTCTGGGGAGTCCCTTTGCCAAAAAATAATTCCAGGCCACCACCAGGCCTTCTGCCCAAGTCTGGAAACTGGACTGGTGTCAACCGTCAGCACTCTTGGGCTGGCTCCAGCAGTTCCATGTTGTCTG GAAATTCTTCTGGATGGGATGGGATCTCTACCTGTTTGATGTTGAAAAATCTGACTCCACAG ATTGATGGTTCTACTTTGAGAACCTTGTGCATGCAGCATGGGCCTCTGCAGTGGTTCTATCTTAGTCTACATAATGGTCAAGCTTTGGTGCGTTATCACAGCAAAGAGGAAGCTTTCAAGGCTCAGAAGTCCCTCAACACATGTGTTCTTGGAAACACCACTATTGTTGCCAATTTTGTGTCGGAAGCAGAAGCAACAAGATTTGCGGAGCAAAGTGCAATGGCGGCACAACCTAGTCAGTGGTCACAGCAACAGAGCAATCCCTCCATTTACCGTCAGGCCAGCATGAATAACCGCGGAACCATGGATCTGGGGATGTATAATTCCAGCTCAAATGCCATGGGCCATAGCGCTCCTCCTAGTTCCGGTTATGCATCGTCCATGTGGAGCCAGGGCGGAGGATTGCTTGGTGGGGATGACCACAATGCCAGTGCCCTTCTAGGCAATATGTTGGGAGAGTCCATGTAA
- the LOC125668630 gene encoding trinucleotide repeat-containing gene 6C protein-like isoform X3, with the protein MQSALKKPALPATTPGNVSNWNASSSWGSGGSGGEGRDDDDGGWSQGPPASGSGWTSKYTTGAGASNGSSHNLLDWQNSTEVGSGWQVPTSQNIIVDRNDKEAWPSIGGDHSETTSENDNVSVKSESVISVSSFGQESTSNSAGSSAIQVPTSSSLWSSGSTYPVSESTSWDYGIGTPSTAASTGGWSSTNTSLSKANQGPNMQGATVAHGTGESPAITTSSGWGAGTPGPLPQGPNSNLGGNKPQSAVQVPQSLASSIGNGTSAQAISQQRLITSQSSIGSQGISAFQNSSKSPVDNWGSVGSQVPGNGTDAGKGNSGNNGQAQSMVSGQSMVSGSGQSMVSGWGTSTVDASKSAADKWPIRNPSTSEDWANPTTPGSQWGTQITPSRAGSAPQWPGASSALPASGQNQNPARSQPTWAQAAGKGLNTNPSNTSPSATAAANSEPNEYDKAIVSAIESHDGWGKKPVNQGSSWALDTSPKLRRKGSTATNALPEKSSTMSASQGAQGGNGNMWNNNNGTAIWESNKEPPPSGQWNNSVDPNQWSGVSMKPITKDPANSWAGGQAKEPQESSQWGSKTETGSWGNSGEAGGISTWGEGQSRGTGEVDDGTAVWGNPGPNAQKPPNWNSTSMAQNGQNHPATNMGPVPKNWGESQDANWQANMTQLPPNRPGGWGGGDSNQWNAAVGGPKPKPPSTSSWGDEWNPTDRKDDMMWNEDGSSNWDDTDMGTWNDTAQENNSSWSSAGGWKKDKNKNIKPNVYTKFPGGFQPQTQMRSRMLQQLMEMGFGKVEAQHALISNNMSMQGAIEDLYKMKGANYKPNELDIFQPDGAKPKLPGMDIGATDDISDTHSESNPYVPINSMQQNTPFPNAQSQLPNQFNNLKGPSLPQSSHSNLNNSSIIPPQQRLIQEKFKHQNSMNAPPPGPPPPGQVISGRGPIPVHQQQMAQQQILQQLHLAVKAGLISPQLLHHQLPPPMLVLLQQLLQNTQLLQSLITTQQVIQQNKNLNPLVQRQQLEQLNVKVNSVKHQILLLQRQITEAQKALIKVQQQQPPPPEGEQISTSTVTSDLQNLSITSSQPQPTQSKLIQWKKGSDSSSTPTSSADTGANDSSALNKAVGSKPAIHQSSSSNNLRYGDLGLSNLIGDQTWTSSTTSMSSWPSSTANSITSISEDKSANSNTTDSKESQPAAHNTVTTTLNDSIPEFVPGKPWLGITNKNVEDDPHITPGSFSRSLSLSVNTVKDDYLSSLTKTSPSVTESPSWNSKSNQNAKWSTNDSVPTSFSNEVWGVPLPKNNSRPPPGLLPKSGNWTGVNRQHSWAGSSSSMLSGNSSGWDGISTCLMLKNLTPQIDGSTLRTLCMQHGPLQWFYLSLHNGQALVRYHSKEEAFKAQKSLNTCVLGNTTIVANFVSEAEATRFAEQSAMAAQPSQWSQQQSNPSIYRQASMNNRGTMDLGMYNSSSNAMGHSAPPSSGYASSMWSQGGGLLGGDDHNASALLGNMLGESM; encoded by the exons ATGCAAT CTGCATTGAAGAAACCAGCCTTGCCAGCCACTACCCCTGGGAATGTGAGTAATTGGAATGCCAGCAGTAGTTGGGGATCAGGGGGTAGTGGAGGTGAAGGTCGAGATGATGACGATGGAGGCTGGAGTCAGGGACCGCCAGCCTCTGGAAGTGGATGGACCAGTAAGTACACAACTG GTGCAGGAGCCTCCAATGGTTCCAGTCATAATTTATTAGACTGGCAGAATTCTACTGAAGTTGGCTCTGGCTGGCAAGTACCAACCTCGCAAAATATAATAGTGGATAGGAATGATAAGGAGGCATGGCCGTCCATTGGAGGTGATCATTCCGAAACGACATCTGAAAATGACAATGTCTCTGTCAAATCAGAATCTGTGATATCTGTCAGTAGTTTTGGCCAAGAGAGCACAAGCAACAGTGCCGGGTCAAGTGCCATTCAGGTCCCAACTTCTTCCAGTCTATGGAGTTCAGGTTCTACTTACCCGGTTTCAGAATCCACTTCCTGGGACTATGGAATCGGTACCCCATCCACAGCAGCTTCGACTGGAGGATGGAGCAGCACCAATACTAGTCTTTCTAAAGCCAACCAAGGGCCAAATATGCAAGGTGCAACAGTAGCCCATGGCACTGGCGAGAGCCCAGCAATCACCACATCCTCTGGATGGGGCGCTGGAACCCCTGGACCTCTCCCCCAGGGACCAAACTCAAATCTGGGAGGGAATAAGCCACAAAGTGCAGTACAAGTACCACAGTCATTGGCAAGCAGTATTGGAAATGGCACCAGTGCTCAAGCAATCTCACAGCAACGTTTAATCACAAGTCAGTCTTCTATCGGGTCACAGGGCATCAGTGCATTTCAGAATAGTTCCAAGTCTCCAGTGGACAACTGGGGAAGCGTAGGCTCTCAAGTTCCAGGGAATGGAACCGATGCAGGTAAAGGGAACAGTGGCAATAATGGACAAGCTCAATCCATGGTCAGTGGTCAATCCATGGTTAGCGGTAGCGGTCAGTCCATGGTTAGTGGTTGGGGAACATCAACTGTAGATGCCAGTAAAAGTGCAGCTGACAAATGGCCAATAAGAAATCCAAGCACAAGTGAAGATTGGGCGAATCCAACCACCCCTGGATCACAATGGGGCACTCAGATAACTCCCTCCAGAGCCGGATCTGCTCCACAATGGCCTGGTGCTAGCAGTGCTTTGCCAGCGAGTGGACAGAACCAAAATCCAGCTAGATCTCAACCAACCTGGGCCCAGGCAGCTGGAAAAGGCCTTAATACAAATCCCTCCAACACGAGTCCAAGTGCAACTGCTGCTGCAAATTCTGAACCCAATGAATACGACAAAGCTATCGTTTCTGCTATAGAAAGCCATGATGGATGGGGAAAGAAACCAGTTAATCAAGGTTCCTCTTGGGCACTGGATACTTCTCCAAAACTCAGACGTAAAGGATCAACCGCAACCAATGCATTGCCAGAAAAGTCCAGCACAATGTCAGCTAGCCAAGGAGCCCAAGGTGGAAATGGCAATATGTGGAACAACAACAATGGTACTGCTATTTGGGAATCCAATAAAGAGCCACCCCCATCTGGACAATGGAACAACAGTGTTGACCCCAACCAATGGAGTGGGGTGTCAATGAAACCAATCACAAAGGACCCAGCTAATTCCTGGGCTGGAGGGCAAGCCAAAGAACCACAAGAGTCCAGTCAATGGGGTTCAAAGACAGAAACTGGATCGTGGGGGAATTCTGGCGAGGCCGGAGGGATTTCGACTTGGGGTGAGGGACAATCCCGGGGCACAGGAGAAGTAGATGATGGCACTGCTGTTTGGGGTAATCCAGGTCCAAATGCTCAGAAACCTCCTAACTGGAATAGCACCTCAATGGCACAGAATGGCCAGAACCATCCAGCCACCAACATGGGTCCTGTTCCCAAGAACTGGGGAGAATCACAAGACGCAAATTGGCAGGCCAATATGACGCAGCTTCCCCCA AATCGTCCCGGTGGTTGGGGTGGTGGTGATTCTAATCAATGGAATGCCGCTGTCGGTGGTCCCAAACCCAAGCCTCCTTCTACCTCTAGCTGGGGAGACGAATGGAACCCCACTGATAGAAAG GATGATATGATGTGGAATGAAGATGGGTCCAGTAACTGGGACGACACGGACATGGGGACTTGGAATGACACAGCACAAGAAAACAATTCCTCATGGAGTAGTGCTGGCGGATGGAAGAAGGACaagaataaaaatatcaag CCGAATGTCTATACCAAGTTCCCTGGTGGATTTCAACCACAAACTCAGATGAGGAGCCGGATGCTCCAGCAGCTAATGGAAATGGGTTTTGGA AAAGTTGAGGCACAACATGCTCTGATCTCCAACAATATGAGTATGCAAGGTGCGATAG aggATCTGTACAAGATGAAAGGTGCTAACTACAAACCAAATGAGCTGGACATTTTCCAGCCGGATGGTGCAAAACCCAAACTGCCTGGGATGGATATCGGTGCAACAGATGACATATCAGATACTCATTCAGAAAGCAATCCATATGTGCCTATTAATTCCATGCAACAAAATACTCCCTTTCCAAATGCTCAATCACAATTACCAAATCAGTTCAATAATCTGAAGGGACCTAGTCTGCCGCAGTCTAGTCATAGCAACCTGAATAATTCCAGTATTATTCCACCACAACAAAGGCTTATCCAAGAGAAGTTCAAACACCAGAATTCCATGAACGCCCCTCCTCCTGGACCCCCACCGCCTGGGCAAGTCATTAGTGGCCGTGGTCCAATTCCAGTTCACCAGCAACAAATGGCACAGCAGCAAATCTTGCAGCAGCTTCACTTAGCTGTGAAGGCTGGCCTGATTAGTCCACAGCTCCTTCACCACCAGCTTCCTCCTCCAATGCTGGTTTTGCTGCAACAATTGCTGCAAAACACACAACTTTTGCAATCTCTTATAACTACTCAGCAGGTAATTCAGCAGAACAAAAATCTTAATCCTCTTGTGCAGCGTCAGCAGTTGGAACAACTGAACGTCAAAGTCAACTCTGTGAAACATCAAATACTCCTGCTTCAAAGGCAAATTACAGAAGCTCAGAAAGCCTTGATCAAAGTGCAACAACAGCAACCACCACCACCAGAGGGCGAACAGATAAGTACCTCAACTGTGACTTCAGATCTCCAGAACCTCTCCATAACATCCAGCCAACCACAACCCACACAGTCCAAGCTTATTCAGTGGAAGAAAGGATCCGACAGTTCAAGTACCCCAACCTCTAGTGCTGACACAGGTGCTAATGATAGCAGTGCTTTAAACAAAGCTGTAGGATCCAAACCAGCAATACACCAATCTAGTTCCAGCAACAACCTTCGTTATGGAGATCTGGGCCTGTCTAACCTGATTGGGGATCAGACTTGGACTTCCTCAACCACCTCCATGTCCAGCTGGCCAAGCTCCACCGCCAACAGCATTACCTCCATCAGTGAGGACAAATCTGCTAACAGCAACACTACTGACAGCAAAGAATCTCAACCGGCTGCACATAATACTGTCACCACTACTCTCAATGACTCAATTCCAGAATTTGTGCCAGGAAAGCCTTGGCTTGGGATTACCAACAAGAATGTTGAAGATGATCCACATATCACCCCGGGAAGCTTCTCCCGTTCTCTTAGTCTCAGCGTCAACACCGTCAAGGACGACTACCTCTCGTCTCTGACCAAAACAAGTCCTAGTGTCACAGAGTCCCCTTCATGGAATTCCAAAAGTAACCAGAATGCAAAGTGGAGCACCAATGATTCCGTTCCAACTTCTTTCTCCAATGAGGTCTGGGGAGTCCCTTTGCCAAAAAATAATTCCAGGCCACCACCAGGCCTTCTGCCCAAGTCTGGAAACTGGACTGGTGTCAACCGTCAGCACTCTTGGGCTGGCTCCAGCAGTTCCATGTTGTCTG GAAATTCTTCTGGATGGGATGGGATCTCTACCTGTTTGATGTTGAAAAATCTGACTCCACAG ATTGATGGTTCTACTTTGAGAACCTTGTGCATGCAGCATGGGCCTCTGCAGTGGTTCTATCTTAGTCTACATAATGGTCAAGCTTTGGTGCGTTATCACAGCAAAGAGGAAGCTTTCAAGGCTCAGAAGTCCCTCAACACATGTGTTCTTGGAAACACCACTATTGTTGCCAATTTTGTGTCGGAAGCAGAAGCAACAAGATTTGCGGAGCAAAGTGCAATGGCGGCACAACCTAGTCAGTGGTCACAGCAACAGAGCAATCCCTCCATTTACCGTCAGGCCAGCATGAATAACCGCGGAACCATGGATCTGGGGATGTATAATTCCAGCTCAAATGCCATGGGCCATAGCGCTCCTCCTAGTTCCGGTTATGCATCGTCCATGTGGAGCCAGGGCGGAGGATTGCTTGGTGGGGATGACCACAATGCCAGTGCCCTTCTAGGCAATATGTTGGGAGAGTCCATGTAA